A part of Myxococcus landrumus genomic DNA contains:
- a CDS encoding anthrone oxygenase family protein, translating to MMNMKLSAAEIILWLLVLNLGLSFGAGLYEHRILVPRWLDAQGMHWFSEEARRDNVGLRFWAFVSTGPLTLLTLASVFLALRATGPLRIWWLVATSLVLADRLLTFSYFIPTMMRLMQAPDSSEAVASAMQWSRLNHLRHVLVAAAWFCSLQALTWQRASKMLQLHPS from the coding sequence ATGATGAACATGAAGCTGTCGGCGGCGGAAATCATCCTGTGGCTCCTGGTGCTCAACCTCGGTCTCTCGTTCGGAGCCGGGCTCTACGAGCATCGCATCCTGGTCCCCAGGTGGCTCGACGCCCAGGGCATGCACTGGTTCTCGGAGGAGGCGCGGCGAGACAACGTGGGCCTGCGCTTCTGGGCCTTCGTCAGCACGGGCCCCCTGACGTTGCTCACCCTGGCGAGCGTCTTCCTCGCGCTTCGCGCCACGGGGCCGCTGCGCATCTGGTGGCTCGTGGCCACTTCGCTGGTGCTCGCCGACCGGCTCCTCACCTTCTCGTACTTCATCCCCACGATGATGCGGTTGATGCAGGCGCCCGATTCTTCCGAAGCCGTGGCGAGCGCGATGCAGTGGAGCCGACTGAACCACCTGCGCCACGTCCTGGTCGCCGCCGCGTGGTTCTGCTCGCTTCAGGCGCTGACGTGGCAGCGGGCGAGCAAGATGCTCCAGCTCCATCCCTCCTGA
- a CDS encoding helix-turn-helix domain-containing protein — protein sequence MSSRQALLEQIGADIAHFQESSAVFDATVGEVLALGRAEMACLAQLHFGGPSPLSAVPRGTDVERLELAGYVRREVVGSGRRLVLTEHAREWIETIWGPLREEGFQLMAALPDADLKVLAGILGAVRGVQDRHASRLARLLRAPGGAGAARRRGGLSAAALHRVRLFIEAHLARRIRVEELARHSGLSVFYFTRAFRQSMAMTPHAYVQQRRVERARELLSRTSRSLGEIALEVGFSSQSHFTTVFRRLTGLTPAVIRRGGA from the coding sequence ATGAGCTCCCGACAAGCCCTCCTCGAGCAGATAGGCGCCGACATCGCCCACTTCCAGGAGTCCTCCGCGGTCTTCGATGCAACCGTGGGCGAGGTGCTCGCGCTGGGGCGCGCGGAGATGGCGTGCCTGGCGCAGCTTCACTTCGGAGGCCCCTCGCCCCTGAGCGCGGTCCCACGGGGGACCGACGTGGAGCGGCTGGAGCTCGCCGGTTACGTTCGGCGGGAGGTCGTGGGGAGCGGCCGGCGGCTCGTGCTCACCGAGCACGCGCGCGAGTGGATTGAGACGATCTGGGGGCCCCTGCGCGAAGAGGGGTTTCAGTTGATGGCGGCCCTGCCCGATGCGGACCTGAAGGTCCTCGCGGGAATCTTGGGCGCGGTGCGTGGGGTGCAAGACCGGCACGCTTCCCGGCTCGCCAGGCTCCTGCGGGCGCCGGGTGGAGCGGGGGCGGCTCGGCGGCGTGGCGGACTCTCCGCCGCCGCGCTCCATCGCGTGCGGCTCTTCATCGAGGCCCATCTGGCACGGCGCATCCGCGTGGAGGAACTGGCACGCCACTCGGGCTTGAGCGTCTTCTACTTCACCCGGGCCTTCCGTCAGTCCATGGCGATGACGCCTCATGCCTATGTGCAACAGCGGAGGGTGGAGCGCGCTCGTGAGCTGCTGAGCCGCACCTCGCGTTCACTGGGGGAGATCGCGCTCGAGGTCGGCTTCAGCTCGCAGAGTCACTTCACCACGGTCTTCCGGCGACTGACGGGACTGACGCCCGCCGTCATCCGGCGCGGAGGTGCGTGA
- a CDS encoding fibronectin type III domain-containing protein, whose amino-acid sequence MSITAANGGVIVTWDPSPATDLKDHAIRYRVVGQSTYSYKWGVGQPPVTLAGLSNGVTYAFELKTQDTSGNASAYCTPVEATPTPTGADVTPPAVPSQLAVTPGDGVLLLSWSPNPEPDLRRYTVKYRATGASTHGYRYNLTQPLVTLTGLVNGTTYELLVKAEDLSGNTSAYSAAITATPVASTPQCPTFGAPVNLTPHNVTVLTDASGLAASRQHANVVWTHNDRCGASGGNCVEHVYALSAVDGHYLGTYVLSNNPNLDWEDMAMGPGPVSGTDYVYVGRIGDNNGNPAVKELVRFPEPAVSATQTPSTVPVSGVERFPFSYPGGVSPNAEALFVDTQGDIYIVTKVPSGHSQVYRYTAPLNPPGVSRLLELVAELDFLPESPAEEDRVVTGGAISPGGGEILLKTYTHTFLWKRQPGQSVSAALLGSRCGVTNPGYSEALTFAPDSGAFFSLGEGNTKALKRVPRL is encoded by the coding sequence TTGAGCATCACCGCCGCGAACGGGGGCGTCATCGTGACGTGGGACCCGAGTCCGGCGACGGACCTCAAGGACCACGCCATCCGCTATCGCGTGGTGGGCCAGAGCACCTACTCATACAAATGGGGCGTGGGTCAGCCACCCGTGACGCTCGCGGGCCTGTCGAACGGCGTGACGTATGCCTTCGAGCTGAAGACACAGGACACGTCAGGCAATGCCTCTGCGTATTGCACGCCCGTGGAAGCCACTCCGACCCCCACGGGTGCGGATGTGACGCCTCCGGCGGTGCCCTCGCAGTTGGCGGTGACGCCGGGGGATGGCGTGCTCCTGCTGTCGTGGAGTCCGAACCCCGAGCCTGACCTCCGACGGTACACGGTGAAGTACCGCGCCACCGGGGCGTCCACCCATGGCTATCGCTACAACCTCACCCAGCCACTGGTGACGCTCACGGGGTTGGTCAACGGCACGACCTATGAGCTGCTGGTGAAGGCCGAGGACTTGTCTGGAAACACCTCGGCCTATTCGGCCGCCATCACCGCGACGCCAGTGGCGAGCACGCCGCAGTGCCCGACCTTCGGCGCGCCGGTCAACCTGACGCCGCACAACGTGACGGTCCTCACGGATGCATCAGGATTGGCGGCCAGCCGACAGCACGCGAACGTCGTCTGGACGCACAACGACCGGTGTGGCGCCAGCGGTGGAAACTGCGTGGAGCATGTCTACGCGCTCAGCGCCGTGGACGGCCACTACCTGGGGACCTACGTGCTCTCCAACAACCCGAACCTCGATTGGGAGGACATGGCCATGGGGCCCGGGCCGGTGAGTGGGACGGACTACGTCTATGTGGGGCGCATCGGCGACAACAATGGCAATCCCGCCGTGAAGGAGCTTGTCCGCTTCCCCGAGCCGGCTGTCAGCGCGACCCAGACGCCCTCGACGGTTCCAGTCAGCGGCGTGGAGCGCTTCCCGTTCAGCTATCCCGGCGGCGTGTCACCCAACGCCGAGGCCCTGTTCGTGGACACCCAGGGCGACATCTACATCGTGACCAAGGTCCCCAGCGGCCACTCTCAAGTGTATCGCTACACCGCGCCGCTGAACCCACCGGGCGTAAGTCGGCTGCTGGAGCTGGTGGCGGAGCTCGACTTCCTGCCGGAGTCCCCGGCCGAGGAGGACCGCGTCGTCACGGGCGGCGCCATCTCCCCGGGCGGTGGCGAGATTCTCCTCAAGACGTACACCCACACCTTCCTGTGGAAGCGCCAGCCCGGGCAGAGCGTGTCAGCGGCACTGCTAGGCAGCCGGTGTGGGGTGACGAACCCCGGCTACTCGGAGGCACTCACCTTTGCTCCGGACAGCGGCGCGTTCTTCTCGCTCGGAGAGGGAAACACGAAGGCACTCAAGCGGGTGCCTCGACTGTGA
- a CDS encoding macro domain-containing protein: MSASLSVVEVAQGNLAEGDARVLVNASNTNVQLGSGVSGAIRRACGPGFQERIVTAMRERFGGPMAPGEVLVTDAGTHPTAKWVAHVAVMDYREGMHGGSFPDLARVQSSCAKLWEALELIEDTNLSVAMVALGTGTGGLGLRDSVEVACVTLTEHLRARAHTRLDRVVFYGYSLPEYAATVEVVSRFFALPEGSVPQEVLEFVARGREQERHGK, translated from the coding sequence GTGAGTGCCAGCCTTTCGGTGGTGGAGGTCGCACAGGGAAACCTGGCGGAGGGGGACGCGCGAGTGCTCGTCAATGCCTCCAACACGAACGTGCAGCTCGGTTCGGGTGTCTCCGGGGCCATCCGCCGCGCCTGTGGGCCCGGCTTCCAGGAGCGCATCGTCACCGCGATGAGGGAGCGCTTCGGTGGGCCCATGGCCCCTGGAGAGGTGCTCGTCACCGACGCGGGGACGCACCCCACGGCGAAGTGGGTGGCGCACGTCGCGGTGATGGACTACCGCGAGGGAATGCACGGAGGCTCATTCCCGGACCTCGCGAGGGTTCAATCGTCCTGCGCGAAGCTGTGGGAGGCCCTGGAGCTCATCGAGGACACGAACCTGTCGGTGGCCATGGTGGCGCTGGGAACGGGGACGGGTGGGCTCGGGCTGAGGGACTCGGTGGAGGTCGCCTGTGTCACGCTCACCGAGCACCTGCGGGCTCGAGCGCACACCCGCCTCGACCGCGTCGTGTTCTACGGCTACTCCCTGCCCGAGTACGCGGCGACGGTGGAGGTCGTCTCCCGCTTCTTCGCGCTGCCCGAGGGCTCGGTCCCCCAAGAGGTGCTGGAGTTCGTGGCGCGCGGCCGGGAGCAGGAGCGTCACGGGAAGTAA
- a CDS encoding GNAT family N-acetyltransferase — MEHLSPLSSADRQRLVEIWEAAVRATHHFLTEEDIQFFKPQVRDTYLDAVRLTCLRDSAGRITGFIGTVGEKVEMLFVDPAQTGRGVGRALLEHAVAQGARAVDVNEQNPRAVGFYLRMGFVQQGRSELDGSGKPFPLLHLVKP; from the coding sequence ATGGAACATCTCTCCCCCCTGTCCTCCGCCGACCGCCAACGCCTGGTGGAAATCTGGGAGGCCGCCGTCCGCGCCACCCATCACTTCCTCACGGAAGAAGACATCCAGTTCTTCAAGCCCCAGGTGCGGGACACGTACCTCGATGCGGTGCGACTCACCTGTCTGAGGGACAGCGCGGGCCGCATCACCGGCTTCATCGGAACCGTCGGCGAGAAGGTGGAGATGCTCTTCGTCGACCCGGCGCAGACCGGCCGGGGCGTGGGCCGTGCGCTGCTCGAACACGCCGTGGCCCAGGGGGCTCGCGCCGTCGACGTCAATGAGCAGAATCCGCGGGCGGTGGGCTTCTACCTGCGAATGGGCTTCGTCCAGCAGGGGCGCTCCGAACTCGATGGCTCGGGAAAGCCCTTCCCGCTCCTGCACCTCGTCAAGCCGTAG
- a CDS encoding WD40/YVTN/BNR-like repeat-containing protein — MAQSSLKGLIIRTAVVRMPGLGYIYAADPKKEKRGVPHTITFRFKDGVLTRAEANYDAHSLTLIAKPEAGLVSIAGNGYYSVITAQGSKSGDIFSNSTPAPPTPRVSGIRSVSSVDGEAYAIGLRGIVYRLTGLKTWARIDEGLPETFNGQALHGFSPGDLYAVGREGALWQFDGTQWTRREPPTSETLTAVKCAGNGRVYVAGHGGVLLEGRGDSWRAIPHGGTEDNIWDLEWFQDRLYVSTLSGLYRLEGERLEAVDFGADSPKSCYQLSTCEGVMWSSGEADIMSFDGTRWTRVV; from the coding sequence ATGGCTCAATCGTCGCTGAAGGGTCTCATCATCCGCACCGCGGTCGTACGCATGCCCGGCCTGGGCTACATCTATGCCGCGGACCCCAAGAAAGAGAAGCGGGGTGTCCCGCACACCATCACCTTCCGCTTCAAGGATGGTGTGTTGACCCGAGCGGAGGCCAACTACGATGCCCACTCCCTGACCCTCATCGCGAAGCCGGAGGCTGGCCTCGTTAGTATCGCGGGCAACGGGTACTACTCCGTCATCACCGCGCAGGGGTCGAAGTCCGGAGATATCTTCAGCAACAGCACCCCGGCTCCTCCCACGCCCCGGGTCTCGGGGATTCGCTCGGTCTCGAGCGTCGATGGTGAGGCGTATGCCATTGGGCTGCGAGGGATCGTCTATCGCCTGACGGGGCTCAAGACCTGGGCGCGAATCGACGAGGGGCTCCCGGAGACCTTCAATGGTCAGGCGCTCCATGGGTTCTCACCTGGGGACCTCTATGCCGTGGGCCGGGAAGGCGCCTTGTGGCAATTCGATGGCACCCAGTGGACCCGCCGCGAGCCGCCGACCTCCGAGACTCTCACCGCGGTGAAATGCGCGGGCAATGGCAGGGTCTATGTCGCGGGCCATGGAGGGGTGCTCCTGGAGGGGCGCGGTGACTCCTGGCGGGCCATTCCTCACGGAGGCACCGAGGACAACATCTGGGACCTGGAGTGGTTCCAGGACCGCCTCTATGTCTCGACCTTGTCGGGGCTCTATCGCCTGGAGGGAGAGAGGCTCGAGGCCGTCGACTTCGGCGCGGATTCGCCGAAGTCCTGCTACCAGCTCAGCACCTGCGAGGGCGTGATGTGGTCAAGCGGGGAGGCGGACATCATGTCCTTCGACGGGACCCGGTGGACCCGGGTGGTCTGA
- a CDS encoding carboxypeptidase regulatory-like domain-containing protein, whose product MSTAKRGRWMGLVGALVLVLGAGLTWTVASKPQVDTEPPVAAVQSQRAPPVWAAPAPTGDARITGTVLEDKSPVPGTRVFASRRISERVLAEVLPCIERESTAPGQSVASQGEPPCWALDPEELREQVEVYARAARPLAEAITGKDGVFTLEGLAEGQVMLWALGDTGAAVLPEVKTGAPDVSLPLEAGSTFRGQVVSLTDEQPIANARVFLLGHSRLLFFETTTDAEGRYSFGPLPEVDYAAVVMAEGWGSQFFWHGGLLRERVRLGNPTRFAGRVVSPRGTPVAGIQVELERDNADTRAATLTDSQGRFTFTVPKAESGWLFAENPSRGDFGRIHTPPGDDLVLELKPGIHLEGTVRDEEGRSIAGAQVKALRLGAAVSPQLSTVTDSAGRYRLGPLEPMAFVDLEAFHKAHPMAHGTPLRREVSVEAAHYLDDSRIHEGGENTSPMDFTLKRAATVDGIVVDPEGNPLRDVSVLLAVDKGDAENPSYLHGEATLTDESGRFSVDIDREGEGWIDAESADFTMDSIDVKIPTQGLRLVLDRRPTLPGMVVDAAGNPLPNVFVYLHVAGDESIRGMETSDEEGRFVFKDLLPGRYTLTASLWTGGNATQRELTQSVEVREGEASETVVLRLEAGRSLHGLVVDTEGRPLSDVRVLAKAIIEGSPDGESFDATYSPQGVPSNAEGRFVLRDLSEPRYGLAVASERYRLDPARSRGGTLVGKSYRVARDAPELRLVMTREPRVRGRLVQEDGAPLPQAQVGRRGATAKDGSFDVARDEFDHERLVIEHQEFVPLVRELAPRGEGDQDFGTLTMLAGRTVRGVLRDPVTGKPYMGRVQGPAGEEIGTIPILVMIEPEDGRGAGTRMGHLPMEPEEDGTLVLKHLPSVPLVMEVIARPYHLPLRLRLGPNQTSFDVSLVRGPSVEVVVRDLAGKLLNAEVTLSPKEVEGDASEVRYPTYTGKFTTNMLMPGLYIAKARALDDDKQGLVFSPMPLRIPASGTVSFTLTPTRP is encoded by the coding sequence ATGAGCACGGCGAAGCGTGGGAGGTGGATGGGTCTGGTCGGTGCCCTGGTCCTGGTGCTCGGGGCCGGCCTCACGTGGACGGTGGCTTCGAAGCCACAGGTGGACACCGAGCCCCCCGTGGCCGCCGTGCAGTCCCAGAGGGCCCCACCGGTCTGGGCCGCGCCCGCGCCGACGGGAGACGCACGCATCACCGGCACGGTGCTCGAAGACAAGAGTCCCGTCCCCGGCACACGCGTCTTCGCCTCCCGACGCATCTCCGAGCGAGTGCTGGCGGAGGTGCTGCCCTGCATCGAGCGCGAGTCGACGGCGCCTGGCCAGTCCGTCGCATCACAGGGTGAGCCGCCCTGCTGGGCACTGGACCCCGAGGAGCTGCGCGAGCAGGTAGAGGTCTACGCGCGGGCGGCGCGCCCCCTCGCGGAGGCCATCACTGGCAAGGATGGCGTCTTCACCCTGGAAGGGCTCGCGGAAGGCCAGGTGATGCTGTGGGCGCTCGGCGATACGGGCGCGGCCGTCCTGCCCGAGGTCAAGACGGGAGCACCCGACGTGTCACTCCCGCTCGAAGCGGGCAGCACGTTCCGAGGCCAGGTCGTGAGCCTCACGGATGAGCAGCCCATCGCCAACGCGCGAGTCTTCCTGCTGGGCCACTCACGACTGCTCTTCTTCGAGACGACGACGGATGCCGAGGGCCGGTACTCCTTCGGCCCGCTCCCCGAGGTCGACTACGCCGCCGTGGTGATGGCGGAGGGTTGGGGCAGCCAGTTCTTCTGGCACGGGGGACTGCTGCGAGAGCGCGTGCGGCTCGGGAACCCCACACGCTTCGCGGGACGCGTCGTGTCCCCCCGCGGCACTCCCGTGGCGGGCATCCAGGTCGAGCTGGAACGGGACAACGCCGATACCCGGGCCGCGACCCTCACCGACTCCCAGGGACGCTTCACCTTCACGGTGCCGAAGGCGGAGTCCGGCTGGCTCTTCGCGGAGAACCCGTCGCGAGGAGACTTCGGCCGCATCCACACCCCTCCTGGTGACGACCTGGTCCTGGAGCTCAAGCCGGGAATCCACCTGGAAGGCACCGTGCGGGACGAGGAGGGCCGGTCCATCGCCGGGGCCCAGGTGAAGGCCCTTCGCCTGGGGGCCGCGGTGTCCCCACAGCTCTCGACCGTCACGGACTCGGCGGGGCGCTATCGACTGGGGCCTCTCGAGCCCATGGCCTTCGTGGACCTGGAGGCCTTCCACAAGGCCCATCCGATGGCACACGGGACACCTCTGCGGCGCGAAGTCTCCGTCGAAGCCGCCCACTACCTCGATGACTCCCGGATTCACGAAGGGGGCGAGAACACCTCGCCCATGGACTTCACGCTCAAGCGCGCGGCCACCGTGGACGGAATCGTGGTGGACCCCGAGGGCAACCCCTTGCGGGACGTGTCGGTGCTGCTCGCCGTCGACAAGGGGGACGCCGAGAACCCGTCCTACCTGCATGGCGAAGCCACCCTCACGGATGAGTCGGGGCGGTTCTCGGTGGACATCGACCGGGAGGGAGAGGGTTGGATTGACGCCGAGTCGGCGGACTTCACGATGGACTCCATCGACGTGAAGATTCCAACCCAGGGCCTGCGTCTGGTGCTGGACCGGCGCCCCACCCTGCCCGGGATGGTGGTGGATGCGGCGGGGAACCCCCTGCCCAACGTCTTCGTCTACCTGCATGTCGCAGGGGATGAATCCATCAGGGGGATGGAGACCTCGGATGAGGAGGGGCGCTTCGTGTTCAAGGACCTGCTGCCGGGGCGCTACACCCTGACGGCCTCGCTCTGGACCGGAGGGAATGCCACCCAGCGGGAGCTCACCCAGAGCGTGGAGGTGCGCGAGGGCGAAGCCTCCGAGACCGTTGTCCTGCGCCTGGAAGCGGGACGCTCACTGCACGGCCTGGTCGTGGACACCGAGGGGCGCCCGCTCTCCGACGTGAGGGTGCTCGCCAAGGCCATCATCGAGGGCTCCCCGGACGGTGAATCCTTCGACGCGACCTACAGCCCGCAAGGTGTCCCCTCCAACGCCGAGGGCCGCTTCGTCCTGCGGGACTTGTCCGAGCCCCGGTACGGACTGGCCGTGGCCTCGGAGCGCTACCGCCTGGACCCCGCGCGCTCCCGGGGAGGGACCCTGGTCGGGAAGTCCTATCGGGTCGCCCGCGATGCCCCCGAGCTCCGGCTGGTGATGACGCGCGAGCCTCGCGTGCGCGGGCGGCTCGTCCAGGAGGATGGAGCCCCGCTGCCGCAGGCGCAGGTGGGCAGGCGTGGCGCCACCGCGAAGGACGGGAGCTTCGACGTGGCAAGGGATGAGTTCGACCATGAGCGGCTGGTCATCGAGCACCAGGAGTTCGTGCCCCTGGTCCGGGAGCTGGCCCCGCGTGGCGAGGGCGACCAGGACTTCGGGACGCTCACCATGTTGGCGGGCAGGACAGTGCGCGGCGTCCTGAGGGACCCCGTGACGGGGAAGCCCTACATGGGGCGTGTCCAGGGCCCCGCGGGGGAGGAGATCGGCACCATTCCCATCCTGGTCATGATTGAGCCAGAGGATGGCCGAGGCGCGGGAACCCGCATGGGCCACCTCCCCATGGAGCCGGAAGAGGACGGGACGCTCGTGCTGAAGCACCTCCCGTCGGTGCCGCTCGTGATGGAGGTGATTGCACGGCCGTACCACCTCCCCTTGCGATTGAGACTGGGCCCGAACCAGACGTCCTTCGACGTGTCGCTGGTGCGCGGCCCCTCGGTGGAGGTGGTGGTTCGAGACCTGGCGGGCAAGCTGCTGAACGCGGAGGTGACGCTCAGTCCGAAGGAAGTGGAGGGAGACGCCTCGGAGGTGCGCTACCCCACGTACACCGGCAAGTTCACGACGAACATGCTGATGCCGGGACTCTACATCGCGAAGGCCCGGGCCCTCGATGACGACAAACAAGGGCTGGTCTTCTCCCCCATGCCGCTGCGCATTCCCGCCAGCGGCACGGTGTCCTTCACGCTGACGCCCACCCGTCCCTAG
- a CDS encoding DUF2306 domain-containing protein, with protein sequence MKNKALWVLFAVLCLGVGLYPSSYLFTDPNSGFRARKGLELLTNPVWNVAFYTHLALGGLALFVGWTQFVARLRLRFPGVHRFIGKVYVGAVLVSGLTGLGIGLFATGGLIAAAGFVSLGGVWLYTTASAYWHIKNQRIEEHRLMMVYSYAACFAAVTLRLWLPFLVRGTGDFISAYRIVAWLCWVPNMGVAYLLTRRQSPSRELASS encoded by the coding sequence ATGAAAAACAAGGCACTCTGGGTTCTCTTCGCGGTCCTCTGCCTGGGGGTGGGCCTCTACCCGAGCAGCTACCTCTTCACGGACCCGAACTCGGGCTTTCGCGCCAGGAAGGGCCTGGAGCTCCTGACGAACCCCGTCTGGAACGTGGCTTTCTACACGCACCTCGCGCTGGGAGGACTGGCGCTGTTCGTGGGGTGGACGCAGTTCGTCGCGCGACTGCGGCTCCGGTTCCCGGGGGTGCATCGGTTCATCGGGAAGGTGTACGTCGGAGCAGTCCTGGTGAGCGGGCTCACGGGCCTCGGCATCGGCTTGTTCGCGACGGGAGGGCTCATCGCGGCGGCGGGCTTCGTCAGCCTGGGCGGGGTCTGGCTCTACACGACGGCGTCCGCGTATTGGCACATCAAGAACCAGCGCATCGAAGAGCACCGGTTGATGATGGTCTACAGCTATGCCGCCTGCTTCGCGGCCGTCACCTTGAGGCTCTGGCTGCCCTTCCTGGTGCGAGGGACGGGCGACTTCATCTCGGCCTATCGAATCGTCGCCTGGCTCTGCTGGGTCCCCAACATGGGAGTGGCCTACCTCCTCACGCGCAGACAGAGCCCGTCGCGTGAGCTTGCGTCTTCGTGA
- the hxsC gene encoding His-Xaa-Ser system radical SAM maturase HxsC: MPALELAASGLKPLSERSKEPFICRIRERLDDAASVREKEVLLVRRPMESLPPGFRGYLLLEEAPVEPGLEDVYVLAPSLHYLAEGDVVRIHPERGALATLYRRASPSNSFLVTERCDNNCLMCSQPPRKQEDSWLVDELMEALPLISPETREVGITGGEPSLLKGRLVELLERMKQHLPRTAVHILTNGRGFANAELARAVAKVQHPDLMLGVPLYSDLPEEHDYVVQALGAFDETLRGILHLKRARVRVELRCVVHAQTYARLPQLAEFITRNLLFVDHVALMGLELMGFARANLGLLWVDPLDYQAPLTAAVRTLSRAGLATSIYNHQLCTLPSELHPFARKSISDWKNLYAEDCERCTRREDCGGFFASGLVKRSRGIRPFQE, from the coding sequence ATGCCAGCCCTGGAGCTCGCGGCATCGGGTCTGAAGCCTCTCTCGGAACGCTCGAAGGAGCCGTTCATCTGCCGCATCCGGGAGCGGCTGGACGATGCGGCGTCTGTCCGCGAGAAGGAGGTGCTCCTCGTCCGGCGTCCCATGGAATCGCTGCCACCGGGCTTCCGCGGGTATCTCCTGTTGGAAGAAGCGCCGGTGGAGCCGGGGCTGGAGGACGTCTACGTCCTGGCGCCCAGCCTGCATTACCTCGCGGAAGGGGATGTGGTCCGAATCCATCCCGAGCGAGGAGCCCTGGCGACGCTGTATCGCCGAGCCTCACCGTCGAACAGCTTCCTGGTGACGGAGCGCTGCGACAACAACTGCCTGATGTGTTCGCAGCCGCCTCGCAAGCAGGAGGACTCCTGGCTCGTGGATGAGCTGATGGAGGCGCTTCCGCTCATCTCGCCGGAGACTCGCGAGGTTGGAATCACCGGTGGCGAGCCGAGCCTGCTCAAGGGCCGCCTCGTCGAGCTGTTGGAGCGGATGAAGCAGCATCTGCCGCGAACGGCGGTCCACATCCTGACCAACGGGCGAGGCTTCGCGAACGCCGAGCTGGCTCGCGCGGTGGCGAAGGTGCAGCACCCCGACCTCATGCTCGGCGTGCCGCTCTACTCGGACCTGCCCGAGGAGCACGACTATGTCGTGCAGGCGCTGGGTGCCTTCGACGAGACCCTGCGGGGCATCCTCCACCTCAAGCGCGCACGGGTGCGTGTGGAGCTGCGCTGTGTCGTCCATGCACAGACGTACGCGCGACTGCCCCAGCTCGCGGAGTTCATCACGCGCAACCTGTTATTCGTCGACCATGTGGCGCTGATGGGGCTGGAGTTGATGGGCTTTGCGCGGGCGAACCTCGGACTGCTCTGGGTCGATCCGCTCGACTATCAGGCCCCGCTCACCGCCGCGGTCCGGACGCTCAGCCGCGCGGGGCTGGCGACCTCCATCTACAATCACCAGCTCTGCACCCTGCCCAGCGAACTGCATCCCTTCGCGCGAAAGAGCATCTCCGACTGGAAGAACCTCTACGCGGAGGACTGCGAACGCTGCACCCGGCGGGAGGACTGCGGTGGATTCTTCGCCTCGGGCCTCGTGAAGCGAAGCCGAGGCATCCGGCCATTCCAGGAGTGA